The Bacillus marinisedimentorum genomic interval GTCGCCACATACTTGGGCATTGCGTTCATTTTGTCGGCGAATCCGTCTTCATCCTCCATTGAAGGCCAGGCCGCGGCAAAACCTTCGTAGGTTATACGCCCCAAAAGCAGGACATCACTTGCAAACAACAGATCTTGTTGGACTTTTGCCAATTCATCATTAAAGTAAGGAGCTGTCCAGGCGGGATCTTCCATAATTCCATCTAAAGAGAGATAAAGTGAAACTGAAATTTTCCCCATTTCCATGTTCCTCCTTTTAGAATTAATCAGAAGAATGATTAAGCTGGCTGCTTTTTTAAGATAGGCTGTGTTAAAGCTCAATATTGATTTCTTCACTAGTTGATTGGAGTGGAAGGTGGAGACTCCGGCGGGATTAGCGGGACAGGTGAGACCCCACAAGAGCGATAGCGATGAAGAGGCTCACCGCCCGCCCCGCGGAAAGCGAATACCTGCAACGGAAATCAACACTAGCGTTTAACAGAGCCTTAAGATAAAGTCAATTTACCGCCCCCTAACTTTACAAAAGGTAAGTTATAAAACAAAAGTAAAATATAACTTACCAGTTGTCAAGTTATATTTTACTGATTTGTTGATTATAGTTGACTTCAGTAAGACGAATTCTTACCATATAAGCAATAGAGTTGATATAGGATGGTGGAAAAAGAAATGGGCGAAATACGCAATGCTGAACGGACACGCAGAAAGATTCTCGATGCTGCCAGAGAGGAGTTTTTTGAGAAAGGGTACAGTGGGGCAAGGATAGAATCGGTTGCAAAGAGAGCCGGACTGAATAAACAATTAATTTACCATTATTTTAAGGGGAAAGACCATCTTATTAATGAGACCATTGACGACTTTGCCACGTCATTGCCCTCAGGCAATCTCATCCTGCCGGCAAATCCCGTGGAAATTGCCGAATTTCGGTACAACGTCAATGTGGAGCATTTAATGGACTTCTTGAAATTCACAGCATGGGAAGCAGTCGATAATGTGCCGGAAAACAGTAATGGTGAAGAACGGAGAAAAAAGGTGCTCCAGTCTTACGTTGAGGATATGAGGTCCAAGCAGGAGATGGGATTGGTGCCGGATGAGCTGGATCCCGCCCTGATCACGTTGATGATTTCCAGCCTGACGGTTTATCCGCTCCTTTACGGAAATGTTACCAGGATGATAACAGGCCTTTCTCCTGAGGATCCCGGGTTTGACGAAAAGTGGACGGCATTTCTCCGTATGATAAGTGAGCGGATTTTTAAAACAGATCCGGATAAGCCTTGAATTTCATGTCAGCGGAGTCTTTCACCCGGTGACTTGAAGAGGGTGCTTATTAGCCAATAGCTGCAGTTAAACACTACATGAAGGAGTGAAGATGATGAACATTGATTTAAGGGAACAGTTAAAAGCTTTAGAGGAAAGCCATTTAACTCTCGAAAATCGTAGATCTCCTGAAGCGCTGGGTAAAATACTTGCTGATGATTTTTTCGAAATAGGGAGTTCAGGCAGAATGATCTATAAAGCAGAGTGCATTAACGATGGTGTTTCGCTTGACGAATTGGAGCTTTATGATTTTGAAATTCATTCTCTCGCTCCTGCTGCGGTTTTAACCACTTATTACATACATAACAAAACAAAAAAACGAAACACGCTCCGAAGCTCTATTTGGAAATTCCGTGATGGAAGATGGCAGCTTTATTTCCATCAGGGAACTCCAACCGATAAAGACGTTTCGGATGTGGAAGATAACTAAACATGTCGGGTTTCAGTAAAAAACGGCGGCTTTCATGGAAGGAAAAGCAAAGGCTCAGAGGTGCGTAAAGCCTTTTTGTGTTGAAAGAAGATGGGCGGTCCTTCAGTTTTGTAACCCGGTCCATAGTTAGGAACCAGATTTTTCATCTGGGAACTTGCTCTTTCCTGCTTTCCAAATCAAATAACTGAAAACTGTTGCCAATAGGATCGGGAACCAGGAAGAACCCGCTTCAATAGTGGTTTTTTCTGGAGATGCATCTTTGGAGTAGTAGACCAATAGCCAATCGATACTGTACACTTTACCGATTATGAAAAAGATGAACAACGTTAGAAAGAATCCCAGAATAGACAAGGTATACGGCAGGAACTTCATTAATCCTCCACTTCCTTTTTCCTTTTCTTTTTTATCCGGATGTTTTCATAGTTTCCGCTTCAGCTGGGTTGCGGTTAATTTCATAACGTTTGAACTTTCTCATTGCTGCTATTCCCAATATAGGCCCGGCAGCAAGGATCATAAATACCCATTCCCAGCCGATCAGTTTTTGAATGACCGGAATGAGATTAATAGAACCGATCGTAATGAGAAAGCCGACGGACATCTGGAAAGTCAGGGCTGTCCCGACGTATTCAATTTCAGCAAATTCGGAAACGGCAGCTGAAAATTGGGCGGAATCTGCAATGACCGACATGCCCCAGATGAACGAAAGGGCAAGCGTAAGCCAGATTGATTGGCCAAAAGTGAGGCCAATCAGCAAAGCGCATATTGAACTTATTGCCATGGCAATAATGGTCAGCCGGGCCCGGCCGATTTTGTCCGCGGCAAACCCTCCTAAAATAGCACCGAAAGCCCCGGCAATCCCGATTGAAATGAAAGAGGCAAGTGCAGCGAACCACGGGCTGGCATCGGCCTGTGCTGAAAAACTCGCTGCCAGGAAAACCGGCAGCCACGTCCACATCGCATACAGCTCCCACATGTGACCGAAATAACCATAGTTTGCGAGCATCACCGGCTTGTTGGCAACAACTCTTTTTAAGAGCTTGAAAGAAAATGGCGTTTTGCCGGCTGCATTCGGGGCATCAGCGAGCAGCCAATAGGCAATTCCTGATGCCAGCAATGCGAGCAGGGAACTCATCAAGATGACCAGCTTCCAGTTGACGGCAGAGAAAAACAGGATGATGAAGTGGGGGAGAGATGAGCCAAGTGTAAGTGATGCAATCAGAATGCCGATGGCAAGGCCCCGTTTTTTAGGAAACCATTGCGATAGAAGTTTTACCGCTGTAGGATAGACTCCCGCCAGTGAAACACCTGTCAGAATGCGGAGGGTGATGCCGATGAAGGCATTGCCGGTGAAAATGAGCAAGCCATTCAATATGGCGCCCGTCAACGCTGAAACCGCAAACACTTTCCGGGTGTTGAAACGGTCGGCGATTCCGAAATACGAGCTTGCCAAAGCCCCGGCCACAAAGCCGATTGGTACCGATGCCGACACCCATGCCTCGGTCCTGGCACTCAGGTTCCACGCTTCTCTCAGTTCAGGAATGAGAACGGATGCGCTGAACCAGAGGCTGAGGGCGAAAAGCTCGGCTGCGGCGATGAGGGAGAGGGCGGTCCATTTGGTTGGTTTCAATCTTTACACTCCTTTTAGCTGATAGGAGAAAATTACTTTTAACAAGTATGTTTAAAATTACTGAGTATTCAGTCTATAAATTGTATCTTATCATAAATGGATGATTTTGGGTTAGCAGTTTTAAGGCGGAAGCAAGGTTCTCATCTATGATATAATGAGGACCTCTTTTACATACATAAGTAGGAAGGAAAGGAGGGGCAGCATGAAGGCCTACATATTTTTAATCCTCGTCATGCTGATGTTTTCCGGAAATCTGATTGTGGGAAAAGCGATAAGCGAGCTTCCGCCTTTCATGATCGCTTTCTTCAGGGTTTTTATCGCTTTTCTCGTCATGCTGCCTGTCGGAATCGGGCAATGGCAGCGGAATCGCGCTGTTTTCAGACAGGAATGGAAGCCGTTTCTCGGTCTGGCTGTGACAGGGATCGCTCTATTTAACGCTTTGATTTATATGGCGCTTCGTTATACGTCTTCAACAAATGTGGCGATCGTCGAGACGACGACTCCCGTTTTTACAATCGGCCTTGGTATCCTATTCTTGAAGGAGCGGCTGACGGCACTGCAAAGTTTTGGGGTTGCTCTTTCCCTGGCAGGCGCCGTATGGGTGATCAGCGGAGGGTCTTTAGAAGCGCTCGTCAATTTTTCTTTCAATCGGGGAGACATGATCATGGTGACGGCAGTGCTGGTCTGGTCGGTGTATTCTGTTCTGGTGAAGCGGCATAATCATAAGTTCCCGATGTATGGAGGGCTTGTGGGCATGCTTGGTATTGCGGTTGTGACCCTGTTTCCGTTTGCGCTTTATGAATGGATCCGGTACTCACCGCAGGTTTTCAATATGCCTGTAGCAATGGGGCTTTTATATCTCGGAATCTTTCCATCTGTCATCGCGCTTCTATTATACAATCATGCCGTCAGTGAAATCGGCCCGTCGACGGCATCGGTGTTTTTTAATCTTCTGCCGGTCTTCACCATGGCAGGTGCTGTATTGCTGCTGGATGAAACGGTGAAAAGTGCCCAGCTTATCGGCGGAGCGCTGGTCATCGGCGGGGTTTATCTGACAACAAGAAAAAAACGGTCCAAAAGCCAATATGGCGAGTCGCCCGTTTCCGCCAATGAGTCGAACTGACTGACAGTTGCCGGTCGAATGTAATGTGTAAAGAGCCTGGATGATTCCAGGTTTTTTCTGTCCCTAACCAGTTTGTTTACAGGCAAAGTTGGGCAAAATGGA includes:
- a CDS encoding DMT family transporter, with product MKAYIFLILVMLMFSGNLIVGKAISELPPFMIAFFRVFIAFLVMLPVGIGQWQRNRAVFRQEWKPFLGLAVTGIALFNALIYMALRYTSSTNVAIVETTTPVFTIGLGILFLKERLTALQSFGVALSLAGAVWVISGGSLEALVNFSFNRGDMIMVTAVLVWSVYSVLVKRHNHKFPMYGGLVGMLGIAVVTLFPFALYEWIRYSPQVFNMPVAMGLLYLGIFPSVIALLLYNHAVSEIGPSTASVFFNLLPVFTMAGAVLLLDETVKSAQLIGGALVIGGVYLTTRKKRSKSQYGESPVSANESN
- a CDS encoding TetR/AcrR family transcriptional regulator yields the protein MGEIRNAERTRRKILDAAREEFFEKGYSGARIESVAKRAGLNKQLIYHYFKGKDHLINETIDDFATSLPSGNLILPANPVEIAEFRYNVNVEHLMDFLKFTAWEAVDNVPENSNGEERRKKVLQSYVEDMRSKQEMGLVPDELDPALITLMISSLTVYPLLYGNVTRMITGLSPEDPGFDEKWTAFLRMISERIFKTDPDKP
- a CDS encoding MFS transporter, whose product is MKPTKWTALSLIAAAELFALSLWFSASVLIPELREAWNLSARTEAWVSASVPIGFVAGALASSYFGIADRFNTRKVFAVSALTGAILNGLLIFTGNAFIGITLRILTGVSLAGVYPTAVKLLSQWFPKKRGLAIGILIASLTLGSSLPHFIILFFSAVNWKLVILMSSLLALLASGIAYWLLADAPNAAGKTPFSFKLLKRVVANKPVMLANYGYFGHMWELYAMWTWLPVFLAASFSAQADASPWFAALASFISIGIAGAFGAILGGFAADKIGRARLTIIAMAISSICALLIGLTFGQSIWLTLALSFIWGMSVIADSAQFSAAVSEFAEIEYVGTALTFQMSVGFLITIGSINLIPVIQKLIGWEWVFMILAAGPILGIAAMRKFKRYEINRNPAEAETMKTSG
- a CDS encoding DUF4440 domain-containing protein, whose amino-acid sequence is MNIDLREQLKALEESHLTLENRRSPEALGKILADDFFEIGSSGRMIYKAECINDGVSLDELELYDFEIHSLAPAAVLTTYYIHNKTKKRNTLRSSIWKFRDGRWQLYFHQGTPTDKDVSDVEDN